A window of Desulfonatronovibrio magnus genomic DNA:
ATCACTTTGGCCCCAAAAGACTGTTCATCATTCAAGTGATGTCCTGAGGCCCATGTTTTCCATTCATTACTTGACGAAGTCCTCAGGCATGTAAATTTTTGTTCCAACTCATCACAGAAGCATTTGGTATGAGTACAGTGAAGATGAGTATGAAAACCACCTTTTTTGTCTCGGGGACAAAACTCAAGATAAGTTTCATCCTTTCTGGATTCGGAAAATACTTCACCACGCTCAAGCAATTTTCCAATATCGTGGATAAGACCAGCTAACACTATGAAATCCTGCTGTTTTTCATCCATTATTATCACCTCTAATTTGAGATTAATTCAATTCATCAATATAAAGATATTTACGGTCAACGATCAAACTTTTGCAAAAAAAAATCTTAAAAAAGCTGTCACTGATCATGAACAGGCATCAGGAAATATTTCACCCTGAATCTTGAATCCTGGTTCAAGCCAGGAACAACCTCCCCCGGAAAGATGGAAAATGTAAAACGTCACATTTGACCGCCACCTTCTAAGTAACTGGAATTGTTTTGCCAATAAAATCAGATGGTTACAATTTTCATATTTTTACGTTTTTTGCTTTGATTAATGCACATTTGCCTGAAAAGTTCCGTCAAAGATGGGAACTTTGCGCCTGGCACAGGGACTGTCCCTCGCTGTGTAAATTTTGTCATTAAAGCCAATTTCTTCCAGGAACCAATGCAGTATCAATCTTTTTTATAGTACCTCGCGGGGACTGTCCCAATTTCCAGAAAAGTGACAGACTCGTAAAGTTACTCACAGGTTCGGTCCTGGTCCGCCCAGGTGAAGAGCTTACAAGTAACTTCAAGAAAACTGGACCCCGAATCAAGTTCGGGGTGACGGTTAAAGCAAGTTTTTACTCTTTACCGTCATTCCGGCGAAAGCCGGAATCCAGATTTTGATGGGTGTAAGTTACTTATCGGTTCGATCCCGGGTCGCCCGGGCAAAGAGCTTACTGAACAGCTACACAATACTTATTGAGGCAATGTGAGCCGACACTAAAATGGATTATGATCAAAAATAACAACTTCTCCAGTTACTGGAGAGGAATATCTTAAGGATCTTGCCTTGCCATGAAGAATATGGGCAAGGCTTAAATAAAGCCACACAGGACCAGGACCAGTCAGCACAACATCATTTCCTTCTCCAGCGAGGCTCAGGCAATCAAGCTTATACTTTTCAAGGTTAACCAGTTTAGCCTGCGCATCTTCTGAAAATAATTCTGGCAAGTTGATAATTATTTTTTTCATAACTCCGAGCTTTCCGAAAGGCATTTCAAAAGTTTATTAAACAGGTCGTGAATATCTTTTATCAACTTATCAGAACGAAAGCAGGTTGCAGTACCAGCATGATTAATATCATTTCGATTCTGAGTAATTTTATCATATATTTTACAAACCTCTTTATTAGCTTTTTTTTGAATCTCTTTGATAATTTCAGGCCTTTCTGCTGCCTCCCCAAACCATTTATCTTCAGGTATTTTTATCAGACTTCTTGACAGACCCTGAGATACTAGAGATCTGTCTTCCCTGCGCTGGTAATTGAGATTAAATTTCTGACAGTAGAAGGTAATGATGTTCTCCTGAAGAAGTGTGTAAGCCTGCTGTACCAAACCATGCTCCAAGCACCACTCTACAGCACCAAACCCTTTGGCAACTTCCTGACAAAAGATTTTGTCAGGCCCTTGTAATTTTTCTAATTTATTTTGAATTAAGCCAAGGAGCGGATAAAAAGCAGGTATAGTATTCGATGTTTTTGTGAGTTCATTGATAATATCTTGTGCTTTCTCCCACGGTTTGCCATCATAAATTTCAGAACCTCTGCAAGTAGAAATGCTGGAATGACTTGAATTAAGAAGATTACTTAATCGGTCCAGAATTCTGGCTTCCTCATCTTTGCCTTTAGAGTGTTTTTTCCGAGGAATTACCTCAGCTTCCAACAGGTCTGTCAGCGCCTCCACCTGCCCATGTCGTTGAAAAACCCGAACAGCATGACTCCAATCCATAAGTGTTAAAAAAGATGTTACGTTCTCTACAGGAGCAGATGGGGTTTCTGTATTTCGAGTTCTTGCTTCCCAGTTACCGTAGTAGATACCATCAATCATAATGTCCTTAAGCGATCTTGTATATTGAAGACAAGCAAGTCCGATTACAGGTATGGATCTGAATGAATGGGTAATGTCAAAAATGATTTGATCCCCTGAGTCGAGCCTGGAATGAATAGACTCAAAAATTTCCCATATTTCCTGCTCTCCTTGTCCTCCTGGAATTGAAACAGGAGTAAAGACGGTTTCTGGAAAAAGAGTCTCAGCAGATTTTTTTAACCCACAGCCCGGGTATTCTTTTCCTTGACTGTTTGTTCTTTTAATTCCCAGCCAGTTCATTTTTTCAGCTTCAGGTGTCAGGAATATAACAACCTCATCAGGTTTAAATATATGGGTAAGGGCTAATTGGATAAAGGGGGTTTCATATCCAACTACTTCATGGTCAAAATTATAATAGTAGTTTACCTTGTCATAAAAACCTAAGCCTAAAAAAGAAATTAATTTTGTAGCCAAGTAAATACTCCTGATTTTTGAATAGCCTTGATCATGTGCATTGCTTTGGTTAAACTCTGGAAATAATAGAAATACAGCAGAAGATATGTTGAAAATTGACAGACTAATGAATCAACATTATTAAGAATTTTTTACAAATAAGGAGTAAGCAAAGTGAGTTCAGTTGTTAATTCATCCATCAAGTATGTACATGACGAGCAGGGACAATGTCTTGAAGTAATTATTCCTTTTTCCGCCTGGCAGGCGACCATGGATAAGATCGAAGGCCTTCAGGAAAAAAACAATATTCTTTGCGGCCTGTCTCAGGCTTGCAGGGAAGTTAAGGAAAACAGGATTAAACCATCCAGTCAGTGCCTTGAGGACTTTCTGGATGAGCTATAAGCTTATTCCCACACAAACTTTTAAGGATGAAGTCTACCAGCTTATCAAAAAATATCCATCTATTAAAAGTGATCTAAAAGATCTCTCTGTAATACTGAAAAACAATCCAAAAGCAGGAAACGCTCTTGGCAGTAATGCTTATAAAATCAGAATCAAAAATTCTGACTCTGGCAAGGGAAAACGAAGCGGTTACAGGATTATCACTTATGTTTCAGACCCCAAAATGGTGGTCTG
This region includes:
- a CDS encoding CRISPR-associated protein Csx3, with amino-acid sequence MKKIIINLPELFSEDAQAKLVNLEKYKLDCLSLAGEGNDVVLTGPGPVWLYLSLAHILHGKARSLRYSSPVTGEVVIFDHNPF
- the csx2 gene encoding TIGR02221 family CRISPR-associated protein, whose protein sequence is MATKLISFLGLGFYDKVNYYYNFDHEVVGYETPFIQLALTHIFKPDEVVIFLTPEAEKMNWLGIKRTNSQGKEYPGCGLKKSAETLFPETVFTPVSIPGGQGEQEIWEIFESIHSRLDSGDQIIFDITHSFRSIPVIGLACLQYTRSLKDIMIDGIYYGNWEARTRNTETPSAPVENVTSFLTLMDWSHAVRVFQRHGQVEALTDLLEAEVIPRKKHSKGKDEEARILDRLSNLLNSSHSSISTCRGSEIYDGKPWEKAQDIINELTKTSNTIPAFYPLLGLIQNKLEKLQGPDKIFCQEVAKGFGAVEWCLEHGLVQQAYTLLQENIITFYCQKFNLNYQRREDRSLVSQGLSRSLIKIPEDKWFGEAAERPEIIKEIQKKANKEVCKIYDKITQNRNDINHAGTATCFRSDKLIKDIHDLFNKLLKCLSESSEL